GCGTATGAAGGATCTGGCCGTGAAATTTAAAGCCTACGGCGTTGCCGAACCAATCACTCGAGGGCTGCGCCAGATTGAGCAGCAGCAGGCTGCACGGCCAACCGCCGCCGAAGCCAAGTCGTTGGTAGATGCAGCGGTGAAAGAAATTCAAGACGCCAAGTAGCGCTGGCTTCAAACTACTTTTTCCGTAAAAAAGCCCCCAGAATATTTCTGGGGGCTTTTTTTGGTAGCGTATAGACTCTTACTTGCTCTAGGCGAATGCCATATCTTCTTCGGCAACCTCTTCCACCGGCAGCACATCGGAGGTAATCATGTCCTTCTCCTGACGTAGGTTGTCAATAATAAACTCCTGACGAGCAGGCGTATTCTTGCCCATATAATACGTCAAGACTTGCTGAATAGAGCGGTCTGATTGCAGGATGACGGGCTCCAGCTTGATGTTGTCGCCAATGAACTTACCAAACTCATCGGGGCTGATTTCACCGAGACCTTTGAAGCGCGTTACTTCCGGGTTGCGGCCCAGCTTGCGCATGGCGTCCTGCTTTTCCTGCTCGTTGTAGCAGTAGATGGTCGTTTTCTTATTGCGGACGCGGAACAGCGGCGTTTCCAGAATGAAAACGTGGTTGTTGCGCACCAGATCAGGGAAGAATTGTAGGAAGAACGTAAGCAGCAGCAAGCGAATGTGCATACCATCTACATCGGCGTCGGTAGCAATGACCACGCGGTTGTAGCGCAGGTGTTCAATGCCTTCCTCGATGTTGAGCGCGTGCTGGAGCAAGTTCAGCTCCTCGTTTTCGTATACAATCTTCTTTTTCAGGCCAAAGCAGTTCAGCGGCTTACCACGTAAGCTGAATACAGCCTCGGTCTCGACGTTGCGGCTTTTGGTAATAGAACCCGACGCAGAGTCGCCCTCGGTGATGAAGAGCGTAGTTAGAGCTTCGGCTTCCTGCTTGCCTTCGCCGAGGTGGAAACGGCAGTCGCGGAGCTTGCGGTTGTGCAAGTTGGCTTTCTTGGCGCGCTGGTTAGCCAGCTTTTTCACGCCCGCCATGTCCTTGCGCTCCCGCTCACTTTGCTCAATGCGGCGCTTGAGCGCATCAGCCACTGCTTGGTTTTTGTGCAGGTAATTATCGAGGTGCTCTTTTACGAAATCCAGAATGAAGCCACGCACCGTCGGGCCATCCTCACCCATGTTAATGGAGCCAAGCTTGGTTTTGGTCTGGCTTTCGAACACTGGCTCTTGCACCCGCACCGAAATGGCCGCGATGATAGAGCCGCGAATGTCGGCCGCGTCGTATTCCTTCTTGTAAAACTCACGCACGGTTTTGACTACCGCCTCACGGAAGGCCGCGAGGTGCGTACCGCCCTGCGTGGTATACTGGCCGTTTACGAAGGAATAATATTCCTCGCCGTAGTCGTTGCCGTGCGTTAGCGCCAGCTCAATATCGGGGGCCTTGAGGTGGATGATGGGGTAACGCAGGCTCTCCGGGTCGGCTTTGCGGCTGAGCAGGTCGAGCAAGCCATTTTCGGAGTAATACTTCTGCCCGTTGAAGTTAATCGTGAGCCCGGCGTTCAGATAAACGTAGTTCCAGATCTGATTTTCGAGGTACTCCGGAATGAAGCGGTAGTTGCGGAAAACCGTGTCGTCGGGCTGAAACACCATCAGGGTGCCATTGCGCTGCGACGTTTTCTGCGGCTTAGGATCCTGCACGAGTTTGCCCTGCGAGAACTCCGCCGATTTCATCAGGCCGTCGCGCACGCTTTGCACAAGGAAGTAGTTGCTGAGCGCATTTACGGCCTTGGTACCCACGCCATTCAAGCCCACCGACTTCTGGAAGACCTTGGAATCGTACTTGCCGCCGGTGTTGATTTTGCTGACCACATCCACCACTTTGCCCAGCGGAATGCCGCGGCCATAGTCGCGCACCTGCACGCGCTGGTCGGATATTTTGATGTCGATGGTGCGGCCGTGACCCATCACGTGCTCGTCAATGGAATTATCAATAACTTCCTTCACGAGCACATAAATACCGTCATCGTAGGCCGAGCCATCGCCGAGCTTGCCGATGTACATACCGGGCCGCAAACGGATGTGCTCGCGCCAATCCAGGGAGCGGATGCTGTCTTCGGTGTACGCGTGTTGGGGGGCAATGGGAAGTTGTTCGTCAGCCATAGAAACTAGGTAATCAAATTTGAGGTAAAATAACGCAGAAAATTGGCCTTTTCTCAACAGTAACCCGTAGGAGGGCGCAAGACTGTTGCTCGTGTGAGCGGCGCGCTGATTTTAGCCATAAATATTAGCAAAATTCCTGATTAAAACCAGCCCTATACGCACATAGTTCCTTTCAAAAACAACACTCATTGCTCTGATTCTGAATTTTACCCCTTCTTCGCTCTCCTAATTTTTTTAGCTAATGCTTTCCCCTCGAAACATTTCAACGGTCCCCGGCCCAACTCGACTCCGGCCGAGGTAAAATTGCCCCCCGTCATTTACTATACATTCCTGCTCATTGGTTTGTCGCTGCTCGTGTTCGTGCTCTGGAAGCTCGACAGTGTGTTGCTGCCCATCACCTTTGCGGCCCTCTTCTCCATTCTGCTGTTGCCCTTATGCCAGCGCTTTGAGCGGTGGGGCTGGCCGAGGGTGCTGGCCATCCTCTTCTGCCTCTTGCTGGTGATTGTGGGCTTAGCCGCCATCGTCTTCGCATTCGGCTCGCAGATGACACAGTTTAAAGCCGAGCTTCCCAAGTTGCAGGGCAAGCTGGTGCAGTATTTCGACCAGATTCAGCAGATGCTGAGCCAGCGCTTTGGCATTGAGCCGATCAGCAAAGATGAGTTCATCGACTCATCGCTGAAGAGCGCGAAGAAAGACGCGGGTGGCTACCTGGGCGCTACCTTGAACACGACGGCCGACGTGCTGAGCGTGGTCACGCTGGTACCTATTTATATGTTCTGCTTTCTGTATTACCGCGACCATATGCGGCAGTTCATGTTCCGCTTTGTGAGCCCTGAGAAGCGTACGTCGGTGTTGCACACCGTGGATAGCATCCAGACAGTGGTACAGGCCTATATCAGTGGGCTGATGACGGTTATCGTGATTGTGGCCATCCTGAATGCTATTGGCCTGCTCCTTCTGGGCGTCAAATTCGCCATTTTCTTTGCTGTCTTCGCATCGGTTCTAACCATTATTCCCTACATCGGTATTCTGATTGGCTCGGCCCTGCCGGCCATTATTACGCTCGTAGAAACCGGTTCGCCAGCCAGAGCACTGGGCGTTATTGGTGTGTTTGTGTTTGTGCAATTCCTGGAGGGCAACTTTATTACGCCCATGATTACGGGCTCCAAAGTGAGCATCAACCCGATGGCGGCCATCATTGCGCTTATTCTGGGGGGCGAGCTGTGGGGTACGCCGGGCATCATTCTGAGCATTCCGCTGATAGCCGTGATTAAGGTAGTGCTGGACGCGTCGAAAGCCACGGAGCCGTTTGGCTTCTTGCTGGGCGACGTGGCCGATGGCGACGATATCGTGGACAGAAAGGCTGAGCCAGGCTTTTTTGGGCGGCTTTGGCAGCGCCTGCGAGGAGCTTCGTAACCTGGGGGGCAATTTGGTAGTATAAACTCCTGATCAGCTACAAGACGTGGCTGTGCTACTCACTCTGACCTAACCTAAAACAAACTTATCATGGCCTCTATCAGCGATAACACTGCCCGCGCCTACAACGACCTCGTCGAAATCAACGAAACTGGTGCCAAGGGCTACCAGGAAGCTGCCGAAGGCGCTACCAGTCCACAATTGAAGTCGCAACTGAGCCAGTTCAGCCAGCAGCGCGCCCAGTTCGCTTCCGAGTTGAAGCAGCAGGCTCGTCAGTTTGGCATCAATACCGAAGCTGGCAACACAGTGGAAGGTGTAGTAGCCGACGCTGCCGCTGCTGTACACCGCGGCTGGATTAACATCAAATCGGCCATCACCGGCCAGGACGATAACGCCATTCTGGGCGAGTGCGAAACTGGCGACAAAGTAGCCCTCGAAGCGTATGAGCAAGCTCTGAAAGCTGAAGGCCTGCCCGTTGAAGCTAAGTCTATCATTCAGAAGCAGCACGGCGAAATCCTGGCTGCTAAGAACCAAATTACTTCGTTGAAGCACTAATTCGCTTCCACAATTCATTAAAAAAGCCCCCAGATTCGTCTGGGGGCTTTTTTAATGAATATACCGTCAGGCAGAGGCGGAGCCGAAGTATCTCGCGTGCTGACGTTGCAGTACTAATCCAACTACCGCGGGCAAGATGCTTCGGCGCCGCTTCTGCCTGACGTTCAACTGACCTGCTCTTTCTACGATTTCTTTTTGCAACCTTAGTAGGGCTTATCTTTGTTACCAATATCATTAGCCAAATTAGAATTCAAATTCGCGCCGCCTTTGTACGCTATCATTGACCTTGAAACTACCGGTGGCCAGCCCACGCAGGACCGCATTACTGAGTTGGCCATTTTCATTCACGATGGCGACAAGGTGGTAGACCAATATGAGACGCTGGTCAATCCGGGCCGGTCGATTCCTTTCTTTATTACTCAGCTCACCGGCATCACCGACGACATGGTGCGCGATGCGCCCCGCTTTCACGAGGTTGCGCGCAAAGTGGTGGAGATGACCGAAGGCTGCGTGTTCGTGGCCCACAACGTGCGCTTCGATTACTCATTTCTGAAAAAGGAATTCGCGGACTTAGGCTACAATTACTCTCGCAAAACGCTGTGTACGGTGCGGCTCAGCCGCTCGCTTATTCCGGGCCAGCCGAGCTACAGCTTGGGTAAGCTGTGCCAAAACATTGGTATTCCGTTGGAAGGCCGTCACCGCGCCGCCGGCGATGCCGCTGCCACCGCCATTCTCTTTGATCGGCTACTCAAAATTTCTCAGCAGGACGAGGCGCTGGCCAATCCCGCCATCAGTGCCGCTGACACCCTGGCTTCGGTAGATGCCCTTGCTCCCAGCGGCCGACCAGCCGCCACCGCCACCAGAAAGCCCAGCGCCAAGCGCGTGACGGCCGTGCAGGAAGCCATTAAAACCGCGCTTTTGCCCCCCAACATCACCCCCGAGAAAGTAGCCACGCTGCCCCAGGAAGCGGGCGTGTATTACTTCCACGATGAGCAGGGCGAGGTAATATATGTGGGCAAAAGCATCAACATCTACAAGCGGATTCAGCAGCACTTTGCCGTCGATTACAAGTCGCGCAAGTCGCTGGAGTTTAAGAACAGCATCTCCGACATTACCTGGGAGCTGACGGGTTCGGAGCTGGTAGCTTTGTTGTATGAATCGGCTGAAATCAAGCGCATGAAGCCGTTTTATAACCGTCAGCAGCGGCGTTCCATTTTTCCGGCCGGCATTTATCTACGGCAGGATGAAAAGGGTTACAAGCACCTCTACTACGGCCGCGCCGATGCCGACAACCCCGCCACGCCCCTCATCGCGCTAGCCAATCAGTTCAAGGCCAAGGGCTTTTTGTTTCACAAAGTTTCCA
The window above is part of the Hymenobacter radiodurans genome. Proteins encoded here:
- a CDS encoding DNA topoisomerase IV subunit B, which encodes MADEQLPIAPQHAYTEDSIRSLDWREHIRLRPGMYIGKLGDGSAYDDGIYVLVKEVIDNSIDEHVMGHGRTIDIKISDQRVQVRDYGRGIPLGKVVDVVSKINTGGKYDSKVFQKSVGLNGVGTKAVNALSNYFLVQSVRDGLMKSAEFSQGKLVQDPKPQKTSQRNGTLMVFQPDDTVFRNYRFIPEYLENQIWNYVYLNAGLTINFNGQKYYSENGLLDLLSRKADPESLRYPIIHLKAPDIELALTHGNDYGEEYYSFVNGQYTTQGGTHLAAFREAVVKTVREFYKKEYDAADIRGSIIAAISVRVQEPVFESQTKTKLGSINMGEDGPTVRGFILDFVKEHLDNYLHKNQAVADALKRRIEQSERERKDMAGVKKLANQRAKKANLHNRKLRDCRFHLGEGKQEAEALTTLFITEGDSASGSITKSRNVETEAVFSLRGKPLNCFGLKKKIVYENEELNLLQHALNIEEGIEHLRYNRVVIATDADVDGMHIRLLLLTFFLQFFPDLVRNNHVFILETPLFRVRNKKTTIYCYNEQEKQDAMRKLGRNPEVTRFKGLGEISPDEFGKFIGDNIKLEPVILQSDRSIQQVLTYYMGKNTPARQEFIIDNLRQEKDMITSDVLPVEEVAEEDMAFA
- a CDS encoding AI-2E family transporter, which gives rise to MPPVIYYTFLLIGLSLLVFVLWKLDSVLLPITFAALFSILLLPLCQRFERWGWPRVLAILFCLLLVIVGLAAIVFAFGSQMTQFKAELPKLQGKLVQYFDQIQQMLSQRFGIEPISKDEFIDSSLKSAKKDAGGYLGATLNTTADVLSVVTLVPIYMFCFLYYRDHMRQFMFRFVSPEKRTSVLHTVDSIQTVVQAYISGLMTVIVIVAILNAIGLLLLGVKFAIFFAVFASVLTIIPYIGILIGSALPAIITLVETGSPARALGVIGVFVFVQFLEGNFITPMITGSKVSINPMAAIIALILGGELWGTPGIILSIPLIAVIKVVLDASKATEPFGFLLGDVADGDDIVDRKAEPGFFGRLWQRLRGAS
- a CDS encoding ferritin-like domain-containing protein → MASISDNTARAYNDLVEINETGAKGYQEAAEGATSPQLKSQLSQFSQQRAQFASELKQQARQFGINTEAGNTVEGVVADAAAAVHRGWINIKSAITGQDDNAILGECETGDKVALEAYEQALKAEGLPVEAKSIIQKQHGEILAAKNQITSLKH
- a CDS encoding exonuclease domain-containing protein, with translation MYAIIDLETTGGQPTQDRITELAIFIHDGDKVVDQYETLVNPGRSIPFFITQLTGITDDMVRDAPRFHEVARKVVEMTEGCVFVAHNVRFDYSFLKKEFADLGYNYSRKTLCTVRLSRSLIPGQPSYSLGKLCQNIGIPLEGRHRAAGDAAATAILFDRLLKISQQDEALANPAISAADTLASVDALAPSGRPAATATRKPSAKRVTAVQEAIKTALLPPNITPEKVATLPQEAGVYYFHDEQGEVIYVGKSINIYKRIQQHFAVDYKSRKSLEFKNSISDITWELTGSELVALLYESAEIKRMKPFYNRQQRRSIFPAGIYLRQDEKGYKHLYYGRADADNPATPLIALANQFKAKGFLFHKVSKFNLCQKLCDLYKTQGACFDYQVHRCKGACVGAESPEEYNLRVDEAIESFTFEHGSFVVIGKGRRADEKSIVVVENGRYLGFGYVDGEFSARRLSDFREVIKPYGDNKDVQQIIRQYLRTKHKDKVKIFR